The following is a genomic window from Neodiprion pinetum isolate iyNeoPine1 chromosome 3, iyNeoPine1.2, whole genome shotgun sequence.
ATGACTTCGAGCggtttaatgaattttatcaAGTACCTACGGAACGAATGATAATTACGTACAAGTGCGATTCAGCGAGTAGATCGAACATCTCTGATGTGgcggaaaaaattcacagagatGTTGGACATATAGACGTCTTAATCACCTGCCCAGAGGATTCTAGTAAAGATATTATCACCTCCCTTTCCACGCATCTTATGAGTCATTACTGGGTTAGAACATTTCTATTCTGTATTTCCCGGTCTTTAAGGGGTTATATACagttagaattttcaaaaaatcgattttttttttattttattttcttaatgtacatatatttaagaatacacacagaaaatttcatatcgTTCCGGTGAATATTTCCGAAGTTACacgcaaatttgaaaaggCGTTTCAGAGTGCTTGAAAGTGCAAGGCCGGAGCGAAAGGGTTCACCTGAAACGCTGTCCCTTTTATGCACCTGCCTATCGTAAATGTTCCCTTCTAATATATTTAGATGCGTAAAGCAACAGTgtgttatgtttttttttatacctgaaaggtaaatttttatttttctctccccaaactttaaacgcgtttttttcaaaatggtgTTTACAAAGTCGGTGACCAACATTACTCGAAAATGGTTAAACCGATTGGTCTCAAATTTTAACACGAGCttcttaaatatattttttagtaattaatcgaagattttttatcaccggtaaatatatttttttttataaacaatttagGGCCGAAATTTTGgtcaaaaatcgatttctttttttgagaAACCGCCacattgtcaaaaaaatttattttgcttATTCCTTCGATTAATTACTAGATTTAACATTACTTTAACGAAATctgtttggttttttaatttctgaGGATCCAGTTCAAAGATATAGTGATCACCGCAAAACGTCTTTTTTGAGAGGAGCTCCCGGAGATCAGCTGTAGCTCTtttccaaataaatatttttactaataGTAAGTCTTAAAATACAGTTAAAAGAAAGCATAATATGTGTACAAATTTTCAGatcaataaatttgaaagttttctcagaaaaaaaatctgaaaaattcgcTTTTTTCGGCCTTCTAACTGTATATAACCCCTTAAATATTCTTGTCGGCTAAATCTGTCGAATAAGGCATGTTTACCAAATAATCATCGACCGCTAcactgttggaaaaaatatgtttatttcaaaatacgCCCGAGGTCATGAAAGgtttactaaaaatttttatctcatctTAAACCATTTGCACACTGAAATCCAAATTGAATTAAGGGTGCCCAATAAGGTGTGCTGAAAATCACACGGAAATTCAACACATTGCTTTCGGAACTACAAACAGATTTCGAACGAGTGTAAAATTTCCAACAGCGTATTAACCTTACACTACAAGGACAGAATTTTTGAACAtcttaaaatttaattgattcGTCGCTTTGTATCCACTATTCTCCTTTTTACCAATGTTTCAGACAATTTTAGCATTCATACCTTTTATGATACAATGCGATCACAGTCACATCGTCGCCGTAATACCGACGACGTCAACCGAGGATGCTCATATGGGATCGAAGGCAACTGTTTCTGGttggtaaaaatattgttttgtgTCGTAATGAGTCTTTccatgttcaaaaaaaaaaaaaaaaaaaaaaaatgaacaagcTGGGAATATCCTCGCTATCTTCAATCTGGTATAATTTGTCAGCATTGCCACGATAtgaattgtataaataattgccaTTGAAGAGACTATCGCTacacaaataatttttgagtACGTATATTGCAGGCACTGAGCAATACATTGATCAATCGCTATAATACTCTTGTTCCTTATCGATGGTTGTATATTCAGGTATTATTGAAGCGATCAGACAGCACGTTAATAGCGCAAACCAGCTGACGTTCACCACCATGGCTCCGAAGGCGGACGCAAGGTACGTAAAGCCCTCAACTCCCTGGAGCGAGCGATAATACTCAGCTAACACCAAGCTGTATCCCAAGCGGGACAAGTGGAAACAATAGTTCGTTAAAGTACCCCGAATTGTCGAATATTCATGTATCGTTCCATGTTTTCGTTAATCAGGTTAATGAACCAAAGTAAGCAACAAACGGCACAAGATATAGTCGAAGCTGTTCGTAGAGATCAATACACTCTGATCACAAGCTGGGGATCTGACGCGTTGTATCCTGTCTGGTAGGTGTCTACTCTTGGTTAGAATAAAAATACGTTAGCAGCTAATAATGTATGTGTATGATTACTACCGCTTTAGCCCACATCATTCTGGAATGATCGCTCACATCGAAGATTATTGTTTGACATTaaaccaccaccaccaccaccaccgtcatcatcatcatcatcatcatcatcattgttGCGCCTTGCCTGTCTGCTCATAGGTCTACCTTTTTTCAGCTGCATGGCCTACGAAGCAATCCACACTTTCACCCAGTGGTTATACAGGCAAGGTTGTGAAGATTAGTCGTGATTATTTCCCGTAAATTAGGACGCATGAGTTCAATGTCAGTCTGactgtatattttattatcgttCGTTGAAGCGTAGTAGAGATAATGATAGTTTctcaaaaaatgtatacagtTTATATTGCAATAGGTACATTAACATAATGTTGCGTTATGCCaggaaaatattagaaatacATTTTGTAAACTGCAGAAGTAACCTTGCATAATGAAAGTTCTGTCAAATACGTAGTTGAATGATAGAGTTGAGCAGAGCATATagctcaaaaaaattttatcccacCCAAACGGAAGCTTAGTGCAAGATGAAACTACAACAAAACTGATTTCAATCCATAGTTtaatagtaaaaaattaatttgtttctcaAATTCACCCGAAGTGCAGCcggatgaaaattgtattgGACCCTTGCTAAGGGCCGGTCTGATTtacacacgcgcgcgcacgcacgcacgcacacacggACACACATGTACACAACTACATGCTTCTACAGTGAGTTATGAAAATGTATCGGTTCGGTACGATGCTAGATTTGTACTAACCATGTTCCAGATTTATTgagttctttttttcaccaactCGGTGCAGCGCATACATACtcataaaatatttgtaagcATACCAGTACAAAACGTAATATATGTAATGCCATACACTACATAACATATGAAATGTGATAAAGCCACGAATATATTTACCTATGTATAAGTGTGGTGAAATTTTCAGTCAGTTTTATGCCATAGAGTCGAAGGTTGTCAAGgcttgtaaataaatttcaatctcgAATTAGTACATCATAGTGACCGCTGTCCGTGTTTCCACTGAACAGCAGTCTTGCAGTacggtaatttttatttacccgGTTATGAAAAATCCGTTCCAAAATTTTCCTGCCATCAATTTGTCGATAAATCGACAAATTCATGTGGTAAAGTTTCGTCGCGACTACACACTCTAGTTCTGTCGCGTAGGTACCGTTAGCAATCATATATTCGTAGTAATCCTGTCGATTGGAGATATTCCATTCCGCCATTACGAATGCACTGTAGTCATGCCAATTATCCTTGATATACTCCACCACctaaaaaagtgaataaaatcggcactgacgacgacgacgttgcGAGTTGGTTGCATTGTCGGTGACAGGATTTACTTTGTTTATACCTACCATTGTTCGGAGTGATCTGTGCTCGTCTTCGTCACCCCATATTATGTAGCTCACTGAACGATACATGCAGTTGCCATCCccaaatattttatacacgctGAAAGTACCTTCGGGAGATTCGAACTGGTCCGTAATTTCTtgatgatgagaaaaaaaagaaacattgtCAAAATCAACCTGCGACGAGAATCGTTGAATTCGGCCGAAAGATACGCATATACGTTG
Proteins encoded in this region:
- the LOC124213678 gene encoding epidermal retinol dehydrogenase 2 isoform X1, whose amino-acid sequence is MLTHQSEPSNHNARVPVTTFFYLGAEILLAALIGLSLAMLAIIKSTLPKPPRDLTNYKVVVTGAGSDLGRAVAQAFFRAGCVVAFIDQDLNLNQNNSPDPASQHRKMNDFERFNEFYQVPTERMIITYKCDSASRSNISDVAEKIHRDVGHIDVLITCPEDSSKDIITSLSTHLMSHYWTILAFIPFMIQCDHSHIVAVIPTTSTEDAHMGSKATVSGIIEAIRQHVNSANQLTFTTMAPKADARLMNQSKQQTAQDIVEAVRRDQYTLITSWGSDALYPVCCMAYEAIHTFTQWLYRQGCED
- the LOC124213678 gene encoding uncharacterized protein isoform X2; translated protein: MLTHQSEPSNHNARVPVTTFFYLGAEILLAALIGLSLAMLAIIKSTLPKPPRDLTNYKVVTILAFIPFMIQCDHSHIVAVIPTTSTEDAHMGSKATVSGIIEAIRQHVNSANQLTFTTMAPKADARLMNQSKQQTAQDIVEAVRRDQYTLITSWGSDALYPVCCMAYEAIHTFTQWLYRQGCED